One Gemmatimonadaceae bacterium genomic window, GCCTTTGAGGAGGTCGAGATCGGCGGACACGGAGAGAAGGGGCTGAGGGCTGAGGGCCTAATGCGAGGCTCGCTGCGCACGAGCAAGCATTTGCTCAACGCTCTAGCCCCTATTCTTTAGCCCTACCCTCATTTCCTGAGGGTACAGAACTACTATCCCGCGCTCCCCTCAGATGTCAAGGGTAACGCTCATTTCCTTGCAAACTTCAAGTGCGTCACGTTCGGCTCGGCCACCGTCTCGACCAGCGACAAACCGTGCATGTCGTCGATGCCATCGAACAGGCGCTCGCCGCCGCCGAGAAGAATCGGGGACTGGCTGATGAGCATTTCGTCAACAGTCCCGGCCTTCAGATACTGCTGGGCGGCCTTCGCGCCGCCCGCGAGAGCCACGTCTTTCCCCTTTGCCGCTCGGCGCGCCTGCGCGAGCGCCGATTCGATCCCATCCGTGACGAAAGTGAATGTTGTGCCTCCTTCGAGCACGAGCGGCGCGCGCGCGTGATGCGTGAGCACGAACACCGGATGATGATACGGCGGATTGCTGCCCCACCAGCCCATCCACGGATTCTCGCGCGCCCACGGACCAGGATGTCCCCCGAACATGTTCCGGCCCATGATCGTCGCACCGACGTTGACCACCGACTCCTCCACGACGCGGTTGCTCTCGTTCACCGCGCCGCCGGACTCACCGTGCATCTCGCGCCAGAACTTGAGGGGAAAGACCCATTCGTGCAGCCGCATTCCGCCGATACCGAGCGGATTGTCGACGCTCTGCTTCGGGCCAGCGACGAACCCGTCGAGTGACATTGAAATTCGAAAGCGCAGCTTCGACACGTTAGGAAATCCTGTCGTCGAGACGAAGTCCCCAGAGCATCAGCGCGAGCGCGGTCAAGCCGGTCGGCGCCGACGAGTACGCGAGCACCTTGATGAAAGTCTCTTGCGCCGGAGTGCCCTGGACAAGCCCGTGAGGCAGTTCGCCCTGCCTGCAGGAGCCGCTGTCCCTGACGCGAGAGCAAACCCGACCTCGTGTTGGCCTCCGGACGCTGCATGAATGATTGCGGGTCGATGCGGACAACCGTGAATCTCGACTGCCCGCTCCAATGCTCTGGCTCATCGGGCGGGCTGCCCTAGTACCCGCAGTCACGGAAACGACAGGGCAAATTACCATCACGTGCTCGAAGTGAGCCACGCTACTGTGCCTGTTTCTTCGTTATGTAAGTTGGCAACGCACGCGGCACGCACTCGATGGCGACGACGGTCGGGTCCCGTGCGCGGCCTGGTCGGACGAGTACCGATTCACCTCTGACGCTCACGAGGTTTCATGCCCACACGTCCCTTGATCCCGAACAGCCTCGCCCAGCGGGCGGAACCTGAAACCTTTCGCGCCCGAGGCGTCTCGGCGTCACTCGCCGTGAAGGATCTTCAGAAAAGCCTCCTGTGGTACCGCGACAAAGTCGGCTTCTTCGTCGACGAAAAATTCGAGCACCGAGGAAAGCTGAACGCGGTCGCGCTCAAGGCTGGCGACGTCCGCATCCTCCTCAGTCAGGACGATGGCGGCACTGGGTGGGATCGCGTCAAGGGCGCCGGCTTCACGTTGCAATTCACGACCGCACAGGACATCGATGCGCTTGCCGAAGCCATCAAGCAGCGAGGCGGCCGATTGGACTCGGAGCCGCAGGACGTGTCCGGAACGCGGATGCTGCGTTTGCGCGACCCGGATGGTTTCAGGCTGGTAATCTCGGCGGCGAGATAATCGAGCGCCTCGACCGGGCGGGCGCGACAAGCCGGACGAAAAAACAAAGAGGCCTGCCAACAGACTCCCGTTAGGCAGGCCTCTTTGTCGTGTACGGATCCGGAAAGCGCGCGTTACGATCCGAGGGGGTGAGGTTCGATTCAACGTTCGGCGCGGCCCGCTCACTCTGCTCACGGGCGGCAGCGTATATCATTATGCCAGCGATGCGACGAACCTCACGAACACGTTAGGCAACCTGTCGACGCAAGCCCTCGTCTGGTCCACGCGCGCGAACGCAACGTGGAAGCTGACGCCGATGATGGACGCGCAGTTCTTCGTCAACTATCGTGCGCCGTTCACGACGGAAAGCGGGTCGCAGAGCGCGTTCGTGTCGATGAACGTTGCGTTCCGGCACAAGTTGTGGCGTGATCGCGGAAGCCTCACGGTGCGCATTGCCGATCCGTTCACCATGATGACCTTCGGTTCGCGTACTCAGAGCGCGAGCGTCGTGCAACTGAGCGAGCGAAGCTTCGGGATGCGCGGCGTATTCATCGCGTTCTCGCGGAACTTCGGGCAGGAGCTCAAGCTGCGGCCGAAGCCGCAGGACACGGAAGGTCAGGCCCAGGCACAGCCGGGCGTACCCTAGTAGAAGGCTTCTTCGAGGGACGGGAACGGGCCGACGTCGCGCTACGCCTTGGCATCAGCGTGCAGACCTACGACAACCACCTCCAGGCCCCGTTCCGCTCGTTGCGCGCCCAGTTGGCGCACGTCGTCGAACTGTTC contains:
- a CDS encoding outer membrane beta-barrel protein codes for the protein MLTGGSVYHYASDATNLTNTLGNLSTQALVWSTRANATWKLTPMMDAQFFVNYRAPFTTESGSQSAFVSMNVAFRHKLWRDRGSLTVRIADPFTMMTFGSRTQSASVVQLSERSFGMRGVFIAFSRNFGQELKLRPKPQDTEGQAQAQPGVP
- a CDS encoding VOC family protein: MPTRPLIPNSLAQRAEPETFRARGVSASLAVKDLQKSLLWYRDKVGFFVDEKFEHRGKLNAVALKAGDVRILLSQDDGGTGWDRVKGAGFTLQFTTAQDIDALAEAIKQRGGRLDSEPQDVSGTRMLRLRDPDGFRLVISAAR
- a CDS encoding dihydrofolate reductase family protein, which codes for MSKLRFRISMSLDGFVAGPKQSVDNPLGIGGMRLHEWVFPLKFWREMHGESGGAVNESNRVVEESVVNVGATIMGRNMFGGHPGPWARENPWMGWWGSNPPYHHPVFVLTHHARAPLVLEGGTTFTFVTDGIESALAQARRAAKGKDVALAGGAKAAQQYLKAGTVDEMLISQSPILLGGGERLFDGIDDMHGLSLVETVAEPNVTHLKFARK